gacgcccgtggcctcgcgctggcgtccagcgcgagcgggctCGGCGACAGGTACGGCGATAtcccgagcggcggcggcggggaatCGAATCGCGGAACCTCATCGTTTGAATCGTTTCGAGCGTGCGCCGTGGAGGTatccaccgcggaggaggccgaggcggtccTCGCGCACAGCCGCCGAGCGTCCGCTAACTGGACGCTGCCGCGGATGCGTGCGACGGCGGCATCTGACGGGTCCCGTGACGGTCCCGGTAACGGTCtgtccgtcgcgccgggaccgtgggcgggcgcggcggctcgagtGCGATCGAACAGGTCGCACGCGTTCGTGCGCCTGACGGTGGTGAGGGAGCCGGAAGGGGTGGTGAGCGAGTGCCACGTGTGCGACCTCGTGGGTGCCAGGGCGCTCGGGTTGGCGGAGCTGCACGACGGTTCGTCCGACAGGTCgagcgtcgagggcgaccgCGACAGGCGAGGCGCCGCCAGGCAGTTGCTGGCTTTCTCCAGGGTGGTCGACGAGCTCTCCAGACGGGCGCCCAAAGACGGCCCGGACTCCTCGGAGGGCGCCAGGGAGTCCAtcaccgcgcgagccgtgcgcggggcgcgggatTCGCGGCTCACTCaaaccctcgcgcccctcatggcgtcgggcgcgaggaccTTCATGCTGTGCACGGTGTCGCCCCTGCCCGACGACCACCTGGACACGCTCAACACCCTGCGAGTCGCGCAGAGATGCGCgaggatcgacgccgcgtgcgttcGCAGAGTCCTCGCTCCGGAGCACAGAAGGGCGCTGCGGTCGAGGTTCACCACCCTtcgcgaggcggtcgcgagggccgacgcggtcgcggacgccgcgctggtatccgccgcgaacgcgggggtggtgtcgacgacggaggcgctggcgagagcggcggagCGAGCGGAGTGGGGCGACGTCGTTTCGGATCCGCCGGGTGCTGGCGTCGTTTCGGATCCGCCGGGTGCTGGCGACGTTTCGGATCCGCCGGGTGCTCGCGAGCCCCTCCTGAGCCCGATCAAGGCTGCGAGGATACCCGCGGGCCTGATGCCCGGTCGCACGCCTCCGAGGACGCGACCGTCGAACCTCATGCGGGAATTCATGGAGGACGTGCCCGAGTCGTTTCGACCGGCGGACGAgtcggtgacgacgtcgtcgatcgatcgcgacggggacggggacgacgggcggggggagtcctcggcggagctcggcgccagactcgccgcgctgaaAGACGAGTTCACCGCGAtgtacgccgccgtcgaccacGGCCGTCGCGAAGGGGCGGTGAATGTCGCGGCTACAGGGGGCGAAGATCAAacgcgagcccggcgcgagggaacggggcgcgcgccggacgacgcgcagaGGGACGAGCGCAGGCTGAGGCGgaccccgccgacgagcccgggAAAATACGTCGGCAATCGCCGCGTGAGGTGGCCCGACGATTCAGACGCCAAAGACGCCCACGACCGTTACTTTGACGAGAAAGAGAACGtcccgatcgcggcggaggaccccaagccgcgcccgccgccgcccagccgCGGTCCGATACCCACGAACCCCGAGGCTCTGCGTTTGGAGGTTGAggagcagcggcggcggtacgACGCTTTGCTGGGTATGTTGCACGCCGAGGAGTCGGCTCGTTTAAAGGCGGAAGaaaaagccgccgccgtggcgcacgacgccgccgaacgcgtggtggccgccgaggctgccgccgcggacgccgcgcgctcgagcgtggaggcgaaggctcgcgtccgcgccatGGAGGACGGCACCGATTACGCCGAGATTTTCGCCCGGTACGAGATGGACATCGACGCCCTGGACCGCGAGTGCGCCAGGCtgcgggaggaggcgttcTTGGCGCACGTGGCCACGCAAGGGGACGTGGACacgggcggtgacgaggcgtcgcgcgttctcaacgccagcgcggacgtccagaggcgcgtcggggcgctgAAACGCGCGCTGCGAAAGAGCGAAGAGAgggtggacgagctcgagcgaacTTTGTCGGagctccggcggcgcgagcggctgaTGGACCTGCACTCCAGGCAGCACGACGACCAGATCCGTCGCCTCCAGGCGCACGAGCGGCAGATCGTCGCGCTGCGAGCGGAGCTCCAGCGCTCGCagctctccgcggcgaggagcgaggCCAGGCGCGAGGAATCGcagagggacgccgcgctcgctcgaGCGAGGGAGAGCGGGTTGCGGGAAGATaacgcgcagctcgccgccgaggtggagcgccgcgggcgcaaGATGCGCGCGTACGAGAACCgggtggacgagctcgagcaggcCAGGCGCGTGGGCAGGCCGGGGGGTACTAAAACGACGATaaactccgccgcgagcgacttcgcgacgcgaggcgactACGACGCGATCCAGTCGGAGCTCGaactccgcgacgtcgcctcgcAGCTGAGACGCGCCGTGCCCCCCGGGGCGTCCGCCAGGGCGGACAGGCTGTTCGACGCGCTGTACGGCGAGCTGGACACGCTGCTgagagggacgcggggaGACGAGGGTAACCTAGGGGGCGCCGAGGGGTACGCGGGTACggacggcgggcggcgggagccgtGGCGCGATTACCTCGACCCGAGGGCGTCTTCGTACGGCGGAGATGGGAGAGATCGATCGTCGTCCGGAAGCCGTCCGGAAGCCGTCCGGAagccgtcgagcccgagccccgAGCGGCTGaaccgcgcgatggcggcgcacgtcgagcgcatggcgcgctccaggtcaccggcgacctcgccgcgacgggaggaAGGCCGGCCAACGGGAGGggaacctcgcgggcgaTCTCGCACGCCCCCGAGGGTCGTCCCCAAGCGTCTCACCCTCGCGCGTAAAGGCGCCGATCGGACGCCGAGCGGACGccaccacgacgacgacgacccgctcgcgctcgccgcggaggaggcggccggACGCGGGTACGGACACGGACACGGACACGGACACGGCGGCTCGGGGGGTGCCCACTcgagccgacgacgcgtcgcccaccgttcgccgtcgccgtccccgtcgcctcccgtttcgccccgcgccggttcGCTTCCCGACTACTCGTCCGTGCCCGGCGGGTACGTCCCCGGGCAgcacagcgcggcgagggccgccgcgagggcgggttTAGGGGGCGTGACGccttccgcgtcgccgcgagcgatggCGAAGACGCGAGGTTctctcgacgcggacgcggtccgcgcgctcgaggcggcggcgcgctcgcgatcgccCGAAGAGGGAGGGacccccggcgcgacgtcgccgaggcgaacggaCGGGCTCTCGCGAGGGGGCTGGCAGTCGGGGCCCCTGGCGCCTCCCCCCACGGATGATCGCGCAAATCGCCACGTGTTGGATTCGTACGCGTCGATGCTCCAGTCTCCGGGGACGTACGAGActggggcgccgccgtcgtcgctggcgaggtcgccgccgggatctCCCAGGCCGTTCTATCCCAGCGGGCCGACGCCGCATCCCGACGGCGGGTTCCGTTAGCGAAGGTATCGGCTGCGAGTGGCCGTTTTTCGAGCGAGTCCGTTTTTGTCATTAAAAAAAAGACCCATTTCCGAAACGCTAACCTAAAGGAAAAGGAAAAAATCGTATGGCGAACAGTGAGGGACCAGTGAGGGAAGGGTGGCGTCAGGAAATGATGACGTGGCCGATCCTGCGATTGGCAGCTATCCACAGGTGAAGGCGAAAAGGGTCGCGCTGCCGTCCACCCACACCGACGCCGCACACCGCAGCGAAGGACCCACTTTTGGAAACAAAGAACGAAGATGTCTTGCATCTCTgcatccgccgcgacctgccgcgtggcgcccgccgtccgcggccaGCGCTTCAacaagcgcgccgcgaccgtcgctCCCAGGGCCCACAACaggcgcgccctcgccatcCAGGCCGCCGTCGACCTCAACGGtgcgcgctccaccgcgcgtcTCTGCTCGTTTTGGATCCCGAtcgggcgcgggatcgagCTGCGTGATCGACGGGCgccctccatcgccgcccccgcatcgcgtcgcgccctccgcgcgcgcgatcccgcgcgccgcgtcgtcgccgaggagcatTCCATCGCACCTTTTTTCACGCCTTTTTCCCGGCGCCCCGATCTGGCCGCCCCGGCTCACATCCGTGCCTCCCCCCGCGTGCGCCCGCTCGCACCCCACGCGACACCACTCCTTCGACGAACAACATCGTCTGACCCCCCCCGTCCCCTTCCTCTTTTAACTCAAACAGCGGTGACCTTGGCCGACACCAAGCGCAAGTTCGTGGAGTCGTACCCTTACCCGATCCCGTCCATctggtccgtcgccgtcaacgagctcctcgcgaacCAGCACTTCGTCCGGTACAGCACCAGGTACAGCTACTCCAAGCTCTCCTCCCTCGGATTCGTGTCCGTGTACGACCAGCTCTTCGAGGGCTTCCCgtcggacgaggagaaggctaAGATCTTCGACTGcttcgtcgaggcgctcggcgaagATCCCGAGAAGTGCAggaaggacgcggcggagctcgccaagttcgccaaggaggctggcggcgtcgacgcgctcctcgcgtcccCGGTCCTCGCGGAGATCAAGTCCAACGGCGAGGCGAACAAGTTTGCGTACTCGCGCTACGACGCAATCGGACTCTTCCGCATGCTGGAGCTGGGCGGCGCCAcggagcccgccgcgctcgagaagctcgccgacgccgcggggctcaAGCTCAAGAAGGTGAACGGGGATCTCGGCATGTACAAGGGCCTCCTGtccaagctcgcggcggcgaaggagttGCAGAAGGAGATCTTCGAGAGGGAGAAGAGGAAAACCGCGGAGCGTctcgcgaagaaggaggccgcgaacgacgccaccgcgtgaTCGGAGACGAGTCGGAGATGCGAGATGGATGATTCTTTTTTTGTCTCGGTCGCCCGAGAGGTGGGGTTGGTTCGATCGAGGGGGTTGGTTGGTGGTTCGAGGGGTTTGGCTGGGTTAAGGGTGTAAACCCGTGTACATTCCCGGGGAGATCGGCGGGAAAGACCGTCCGTCCGGGAGGCTCCTTAGTTTGTTCGTTTAGGCACGCTGCTCAGAAATATTATTACCAGAACATCATCGAATGTGGGACCACGCACCCACGCCGACGTCACGACAGACCGGACGCCGACCtcagcgcctcgtccagcCCCTTGAGCTGAttcaccctcgccgccacctccgccgcaaTCTCTCGCTCGTATCGCTCCGCCCTGCCCAGCTCCCGCATCTCCGCCAAGAactcctcccgctcctcAATCTCGCCCACGATCGCGGAGAACatctcctccatctcctGCACTCGCGTcttccgcctcggcggtgtCGGCTCGAGCGTTCGCCCATCGCGGGCCATCTCCGAgagccttcgcggcggcggcaacgtcTCCTTCCCGTGAAGCTCCATCCGCCGCTGCAGCCGCGCCTTTTCCGCGTCGTtatcgcgcccccgcgggacGCCTCGGCCCGTCCAcggctccggcgcgcgcgggttcgccgccgcgatcgcctcctTGGTGCGTATCCCGGACGCGAACCgatccggcggcgcgtgATCTGGTCGACGTCTGCCCACGactgggacgacgacgcctcccgGGTTCCTGCGATGAAATCCAGGCGCCTTTGGAGGCGCGGCTGCCACCGAACCGGTGGCGAGGAGGCCCGCCACGGTTCGCCtggacgcgccgctcgcctccAACGTCTCTGCGCGTagcgcgcgggtgggtgTCGTTCGACGTCAGCGGCTCAGCGGATTGGACGGTTCATGGAAAACCGGGCGGGGCAAAACGGTCGTTGACCCTGAAGGGCTGAGTtctcgtcgcgcggggatGGTTCGTAGTTCGCGGTCGGGGCGGGCGTCTCACCCCTGAGGAAGGCCTCCGTCTCCTTGGAGAATCCCCGTCGCTTGCCGCCCGGGCCGGGACGGGGTCCGAACTGACTCATagcccgcgggcggggcggtaGAGTGGCGGAAGAGCGGGCGGGAACGGCGTGGTGAAAAGCAGAGCTCAGAAGAGCCCGAGAGCAGAGTGACGTGCTGTGAGCAGGTGAGCGCTGAGCTGGCGAACAATTTTattcctccgcgccgcggcacACCCGCCTGCGCACCTTTGGACTCGCGGCATaggacaccgccgcgagcgatgAGTTTCATCGAGGGCCTCAAAGCTATCCCGGCGGTGCGcgttcgccccgccgcgcgcgtttcCGCTCCGTTTCCCGCGCGTTCCCGACCCTTCCCCCCCGCGTTCAGAGGGAACCGCCCGTCAAAGAATgcgtcgccgaccgcgcccTCCCCTTCCGTCCCTGCCCCGATCCCACCcaggacctcgcggcggttcccacgcgcgagggcaagatgcgccgcgcggggcagcTCGCCAAGATCGTGCTCGACGAGTTCACCGGCGTCCTGAAGATGGTCCCCTACGGCATCCGAGCGATGCGCACGCACAGGTCGCtgcccgacgcgcgggccCCCGCGGGGAGGGACGGCGTcagcatcgcgcgcgacgtccggtacgcggacgcgccgcgcgcggtcatGGACATTTACCTACCGGGCGGCGTgtccatcgacgacgccgcgcgcgccgtctccgagaCCGTCTCCGAGACCGTCTCCGAGTCGACCACCGCCACCCCGCGGGATccgcccgccgacgatgacAAGCTCCCGGTGGCTCTCTtcgtgcacggcggcgtGTGGGCGGTGGGCGAGAAGTGGCAGTTCGCGCCCATGGCGTCCAGGCTCGCGGAAGAGGGCGTGGTGACGTGCGTCGCCACGTACACCCTCTTCCCCAAGGCTCGCGCCGACACCATGTGGCGCGAGGTCTCCGACGCAATCACGTGGACCCTCGACAACGTCGACAggtacggcggcgacgccgaccgcgtcACCTTGCTCGGGCacagcgcgggggcgcacaTATGCTCCATGGCGCTCCTCCACAGGTGTGGGGTCACTTCGGACGTCACGGCGTCGAAGGACGTTACGGGCGTTACGGTTGACCGGCGCCAGCCCAAGTGCTACGTCGGCCTGTGCGGCGTGTACGACGTCGCTCGACACTACGACTACGAGGACAGCCGCGGGGTGGCGCTCGTGAGCACGATGGGCCGGTGCATGGGAGGCGCGGGTAACTTCGAGCGGTGCTCGCCGCTGAGGGTGCTGAGGGCGAACGCGGAGGTCGTGGGATCGAATCCGGCGTTCCAGATttgcgccgacgccgacgccgaggagcgaaGGAAGGAGCGAGAGCgagccgaagccgccgagtcggccgccgccgccgagttggccgcgtcgatcgccgcgacgaagaagaaggagcacCACATCGAATGGGCGCCGATGAGCATGGTCATGGAcacggacggcgacggcgacttgtgcgtccccgtcgcggacatcgtcgaggaagccgccgccgtcgccgaggctcggcTCGTGGATTTGGAAAAAAAATCAgacgacggagccgccgacgacgcggacgcgactcGGGGATCGAACAAATCGAAagactccgccgcgacgtcacACACGGTGACGCCGGTACCCGGcccgccccccggcgcgctcgccggcgacgacgccgcgcggatgTCCGGGTTCTGGAGGCTATCCGGAAGCTCTCCCGGAACTGACGGACCCGGACCGAACGATGCGTCTTCGTCGGctcccgacgcgtccgccatcgccgcgctgtccgggacgaacgcgccgggaTGCTTCCCGCCGACgtacctcctcgccgggtgCGCGGATCACACCGTGCCGTGGTTCGAGTCCGCCGAGTTTCACCTcgcgcttcgcgacgcgaacgttcCGTCGCGCCTGTGCCTGTACCTGAAGGAATCGCACGGCGAGTTCGTCGTCGGCTGGCGGCCAAAGCCCAAGCCGAACCCGGTGACGAAGACGAGCGCGTggggggacgacgcgccggtgaaCGCTTGGGGGGACGGCCTGGACGGCGACCTCGAGGCGCGGGGTCTCAGCGCGCACAACCGGGACGTCATCAGGATAATCAAGTGCTGACTTGATTTAAGTGTACTCCAGAAATtaagcgcgagcggcgcgactACTCTCACGAAAACAAACCGCGCCTCGTTCTCTCACGAACCGCCGTTCGCTCACTTCCCCGCGAGCATGTCCTCGAGCCCCTCCGGATCCGGgccctcctcgaggtcgCCCATGtcctcgtctccgtcgctTCGTTCCCCGCGGCCGTCGCTTCCGCTCGCGTCAACCTCCccctcctcgggcgccgcgtcgtcgtcaatcggcgctcgcccgttcgcgtcgttcctcccttcgttccccccttcgttctcgtcgtcgtcgccggcatcctccggcgcgttcgcctccgcctcctccagctcccTGGTCGCCTCCTGCAGCGCACGCTTGAGCCGCtccaccttctcctccgAGTTTGCGATTGTCTTGTCAAACTCCTCGGCCACCTCCTTCGCGgtgacctcgacgg
The genomic region above belongs to Micromonas commoda chromosome 4, complete sequence and contains:
- a CDS encoding predicted protein, with protein sequence MAKVAGLSEELRALDAELRSLGGGGNAAIAPAAVYCSVCPAPVRSATVGGASRHTDGRRGDDEPVPAVALLPGGDGVAVRDPSDDTSQEPRRYRMTAASDSGDAPDELARDVCDWLMRGFDALVVTHGQSGTGKSHVTFGGGGMGVHPSPTGGFDKPGVITRLFRLVFTRAAREEAAWRLAEDARMHAGAPESIADEVRHRFGVSCWEMSPDGRVVDLLDPTGDARGLALASSASGLGDRYGDIPSGGGGESNRGTSSFESFRACAVEVSTAEEAEAVLAHSRRASANWTLPRMRATAASDGSRDGPGNGLSVAPGPWAGAAARVRSNRSHAFVRLTVVREPEGVVSECHVCDLVGARALGLAELHDGSSDRSSVEGDRDRRGAARQLLAFSRVVDELSRRAPKDGPDSSEGARESITARAVRGARDSRLTQTLAPLMASGARTFMLCTVSPLPDDHLDTLNTLRVAQRCARIDAACVRRVLAPEHRRALRSRFTTLREAVARADAVADAALVSAANAGVVSTTEALARAAERAEWGDVVSDPPGAGVVSDPPGAGDVSDPPGAREPLLSPIKAARIPAGLMPGRTPPRTRPSNLMREFMEDVPESFRPADESVTTSSIDRDGDGDDGRGESSAELGARLAALKDEFTAMYAAVDHGRREGAVNVAATGGEDQTRARREGTGRAPDDAQRDERRLRRTPPTSPGKYVGNRRVRWPDDSDAKDAHDRYFDEKENVPIAAEDPKPRPPPPSRGPIPTNPEALRLEVEEQRRRYDALLGMLHAEESARLKAEEKAAAVAHDAAERVVAAEAAAADAARSSVEAKARVRAMEDGTDYAEIFARYEMDIDALDRECARLREEAFLAHVATQGDVDTGGDEASRVLNASADVQRRVGALKRALRKSEERVDELERTLSELRRRERLMDLHSRQHDDQIRRLQAHERQIVALRAELQRSQLSAARSEARREESQRDAALARARESGLREDNAQLAAEVERRGRKMRAYENRVDELEQARRVGRPGGTKTTINSAASDFATRGDYDAIQSELELRDVASQLRRAVPPGASARADRLFDALYGELDTLLRGTRGDEGNLGGAEGYAGTDGGRREPWRDYLDPRASSYGGDGRDRSSSGSRPEAVRKPSSPSPERLNRAMAAHVERMARSRSPATSPRREEGRPTGGEPRGRSRTPPRVVPKRLTLARKGADRTPSGRHHDDDDPLALAAEEAAGRGYGHGHGHGHGGSGGAHSSRRRVAHRSPSPSPSPPVSPRAGSLPDYSSVPGGYVPGQHSAARAAARAGLGGVTPSASPRAMAKTRGSLDADAVRALEAAARSRSPEEGGTPGATSPRRTDGLSRGGWQSGPLAPPPTDDRANRHVLDSYASMLQSPGTYETGAPPSSLARSPPGSPRPFYPSGPTPHPDGGFR
- a CDS encoding predicted protein, which codes for MSCISASAATCRVAPAVRGQRFNKRAATVAPRAHNRRALAIQAAVDLNAVTLADTKRKFVESYPYPIPSIWSVAVNELLANQHFVRYSTRYSYSKLSSLGFVSVYDQLFEGFPSDEEKAKIFDCFVEALGEDPEKCRKDAAELAKFAKEAGGVDALLASPVLAEIKSNGEANKFAYSRYDAIGLFRMLELGGATEPAALEKLADAAGLKLKKVNGDLGMYKGLLSKLAAAKELQKEIFEREKRKTAERLAKKEAANDATA
- a CDS encoding predicted protein; the protein is MSQFGPRPGPGGKRRGFSKETEAFLRETLEASGASRRTVAGLLATGSVAAAPPKAPGFHRRNPGGVVVPVVGRRRPDHAPPDRFASGIRTKEAIAAANPRAPEPWTGRGVPRGRDNDAEKARLQRRMELHGKETLPPPRRLSEMARDGRTLEPTPPRRKTRVQEMEEMFSAIVGEIEEREEFLAEMRELGRAERYEREIAAEVAARVNQLKGLDEALRSASGLS
- a CDS encoding predicted protein encodes the protein MRRAGQLAKIVLDEFTGVLKMVPYGIRAMRTHRSLPDARAPAGRDGVSIARDVRYADAPRAVMDIYLPGGVSIDDAARAVSETVSETVSESTTATPRDPPADDDKLPVALFVHGGVWAVGEKWQFAPMASRLAEEGVVTCVATYTLFPKARADTMWREVSDAITWTLDNVDRYGGDADRVTLLGHSAGAHICSMALLHRCGVTSDVTASKDVTGVTVDRRQPKCYVGLCGVYDVARHYDYEDSRGVALVSTMGRCMGGAGNFERCSPLRVLRANAEVVGSNPAFQICADADAEERRKERERAEAAESAAAAELAASIAATKKKEHHIEWAPMSMVMDTDGDGDLCVPVADIVEEAAAVAEARLVDLEKKSDDGAADDADATRGSNKSKDSAATSHTVTPVPGPPPGALAGDDAARMSGFWRLSGSSPGTDGPGPNDASSSAPDASAIAALSGTNAPGCFPPTYLLAGCADHTVPWFESAEFHLALRDANVPSRLCLYLKESHGEFVVGWRPKPKPNPVTKTSAWGDDAPVNAWGDGLDGDLEARGLSAHNRDVIRIIKC